The following are encoded together in the Acidobacteriota bacterium genome:
- the smc gene encoding chromosome segregation protein SMC: MHRVESLEISGFKSFRNKVKVSFSGGISAIVGPNGCGKSNICDAFLWVMGEQSAKVLRGSRMDDVIFNGTQRYGPVSLADVTLRLKHIPGDEPEEECLSREDIEICRRLYRDGAGEYFLNGRRCRLMDIQETFEGTGLGYTSYAIIEQGRIQDIISSKPLEKRALIEEAARVISFKHRKKSALVKLESAGRNLLRIRDIIFEIERNLKSLRVQVQKARRYRYVRDRMRVFLKARFVQLRDRYTAALQELAGGIAAVEANLARSAHALQERGEAINRRKVELFAQEKDLRRVQDDVNDAQFEIQRITLSNSHLNNQLEDLARRSQTIARELEEIADRRASREERLGEVKRLSADLQARQADAEGRLKVMEERHALKSRELEVRERELETLRARVFEDAGQMSNLRNTETKFLEQERWVEKERVRLEGTLEGHRAAVRQLDGELSGLEDTLGTLQAKLEELENDKGLQEEELSILNARCSDLEARRNEGEQEAAAVRIRLRAIEELEARNELYSDTVKKFLPRIAGHPSYLGTVADHLEAGENFDPVMEGFLREDLETLVVNTPELLKQGIDFVRDNKGGVFRFVLGENGFTATPRGTPASVPPAAAVKGRLLDALQPDSRGETLLRRVFPDIDEVWLVPDLDTALETVKSCPGITCLSLDGAAVTGAGRVTVFGALSGKGVLGFRREKKELQQKLFQAEKHLDGLRAETEALGGRIDALEEQLAEREDELHEYGISRMKVQEEIRRKAEEHRRQANLARTGEAELGAVLADQGRIREELRRVREGILAMEAAGAAGREEYERSGAEIVRLREELAVFSRELADARAEHGTARERMASAISEQRQLVQTLEELAARQGKLGEERTGIEDRLGKAREELTANTEGHRALVARREELGKQEEAAAREVGALRTALEKEESGLEGFRKELDTHREAKNRLEMERVRLTTDLGHLADDVANEFHVDLSNLCPDNDPDIGGLDVEALQERYQRYRDQAEKMGSVNLAAMEEFEREEERLTFHRAQETDITESIESTRKAIEEIDRRSVRLFRETFDRINVNFQEMFTALFGGGVAHMRLVDEENVLESGVDIVASPPGKKLQNILLLSGGEKALTALALMLALFKYRPSPFCILDEVDAPLDESNIDRFVSLVREMSTHTQYVIITHNKRTMEIAETIYGVTMEEAGISKVLAVQLKDVESVL, encoded by the coding sequence ATGCACCGCGTAGAAAGCCTTGAAATCTCGGGTTTCAAATCCTTCCGGAACAAGGTGAAGGTGTCTTTTTCCGGGGGCATTTCGGCGATCGTCGGCCCCAACGGATGTGGGAAAAGCAACATCTGCGACGCCTTTCTCTGGGTCATGGGCGAGCAGAGTGCCAAGGTGCTGCGCGGGTCCCGGATGGACGACGTCATCTTCAACGGGACCCAGCGCTACGGCCCGGTCAGCCTGGCGGACGTCACCCTCCGGTTGAAACACATCCCCGGGGACGAACCGGAAGAGGAGTGCCTCTCCCGGGAGGACATCGAGATCTGCCGGCGGTTGTACCGGGACGGGGCGGGGGAGTACTTCCTGAACGGGCGCCGCTGCCGCCTGATGGACATCCAGGAGACCTTCGAGGGGACGGGGCTCGGCTACACGTCCTACGCCATCATCGAGCAGGGCAGGATCCAGGACATCATCAGCTCCAAGCCCCTCGAGAAGCGGGCGCTCATCGAGGAGGCCGCGCGGGTCATCTCCTTCAAGCACCGCAAGAAATCCGCCCTCGTGAAGCTGGAGAGCGCGGGCCGGAACCTCCTGCGCATCCGCGACATCATCTTCGAGATCGAGCGCAACCTGAAGTCCCTCCGGGTGCAGGTCCAGAAAGCTCGGCGGTATCGTTACGTTCGGGACCGCATGCGGGTTTTCCTCAAGGCGCGTTTCGTCCAGCTCCGGGACCGGTACACGGCCGCCCTCCAGGAACTCGCCGGCGGCATTGCCGCCGTGGAGGCGAACCTGGCCCGGTCCGCCCACGCCCTCCAGGAGCGGGGTGAAGCCATCAACCGCCGGAAGGTCGAACTCTTTGCGCAGGAGAAGGACCTCCGCCGCGTCCAGGACGACGTCAACGACGCCCAGTTCGAAATCCAGCGGATCACCCTTTCCAACAGCCACCTGAACAACCAGCTGGAGGACCTGGCCCGGCGGTCGCAGACCATCGCGCGCGAGCTGGAAGAGATCGCCGATCGCCGGGCGAGCCGGGAGGAGCGCCTCGGGGAGGTGAAGCGGCTGTCGGCGGACCTGCAGGCCCGCCAGGCGGACGCCGAGGGCCGGCTCAAGGTCATGGAGGAGCGCCACGCCCTGAAGAGCCGGGAACTGGAGGTCCGGGAGCGGGAGCTGGAAACGCTCCGGGCCCGCGTTTTCGAAGACGCGGGGCAGATGTCCAACCTCCGCAACACGGAGACGAAGTTCCTGGAGCAGGAACGCTGGGTGGAGAAGGAACGGGTCCGCCTGGAGGGCACGCTGGAGGGGCACCGTGCCGCGGTCCGCCAGCTGGACGGGGAGCTTTCGGGCCTCGAGGACACGCTCGGAACCCTCCAGGCGAAGCTGGAGGAACTGGAAAACGACAAGGGGCTCCAGGAGGAGGAACTGTCGATTCTCAACGCCCGGTGTTCGGACCTGGAGGCGCGGCGGAACGAGGGCGAACAGGAGGCGGCCGCCGTCCGGATCCGCCTGAGGGCCATCGAGGAACTCGAGGCCCGGAACGAGCTTTACTCGGACACCGTGAAGAAATTCCTTCCCCGGATCGCCGGGCATCCCTCGTACCTGGGCACGGTCGCCGACCACCTTGAAGCCGGTGAGAACTTCGACCCGGTGATGGAGGGCTTCCTTCGGGAGGACCTGGAAACCCTGGTGGTGAACACCCCCGAACTGTTGAAACAAGGCATCGACTTCGTCCGGGACAACAAGGGCGGCGTGTTCCGGTTCGTCCTCGGGGAAAACGGTTTCACGGCCACGCCCCGGGGGACGCCGGCGTCCGTGCCGCCCGCTGCCGCGGTCAAGGGCCGGCTCCTGGATGCCCTTCAACCCGACAGCCGCGGCGAAACGCTCCTGCGGCGGGTCTTTCCCGACATCGACGAGGTCTGGCTCGTCCCGGACCTGGATACGGCGCTGGAGACGGTGAAATCCTGCCCGGGGATCACCTGCCTGTCCCTGGACGGTGCGGCGGTGACGGGGGCGGGTCGCGTGACGGTCTTCGGCGCCCTGTCCGGAAAGGGGGTCCTCGGGTTCCGGCGGGAGAAAAAGGAACTCCAGCAGAAACTCTTCCAGGCCGAAAAGCACCTGGACGGTCTGCGGGCCGAGACGGAAGCGCTGGGCGGACGGATCGATGCGCTCGAGGAGCAGCTGGCCGAGCGGGAGGATGAACTCCACGAGTACGGGATCAGCCGGATGAAAGTCCAGGAGGAAATCCGCCGGAAGGCGGAGGAGCACCGGCGGCAGGCAAACCTGGCCCGGACCGGCGAGGCGGAACTGGGTGCGGTGCTGGCCGACCAGGGGCGCATCCGGGAGGAACTCCGCCGGGTCCGCGAGGGGATCCTGGCCATGGAGGCGGCCGGGGCCGCCGGTCGGGAAGAGTACGAGCGGAGTGGGGCCGAGATCGTCCGGCTGCGGGAGGAACTGGCGGTGTTCAGCCGGGAACTGGCCGACGCCCGGGCGGAACACGGGACGGCCCGCGAGCGGATGGCCTCCGCGATTTCGGAACAGCGCCAGCTCGTCCAAACCCTCGAGGAACTGGCGGCCCGCCAGGGCAAGCTCGGCGAGGAGCGCACCGGGATCGAGGACCGCCTGGGGAAGGCGAGGGAGGAGCTGACCGCCAACACCGAGGGGCACCGGGCACTCGTGGCCCGGCGGGAGGAACTCGGGAAACAGGAGGAAGCCGCCGCCCGGGAGGTGGGGGCCCTGCGGACGGCCCTGGAAAAGGAAGAATCCGGCCTCGAGGGATTCCGGAAGGAGCTGGACACCCACCGCGAAGCGAAGAACCGGCTGGAGATGGAACGGGTTCGCCTCACCACCGACCTGGGCCACCTGGCGGACGACGTGGCGAACGAGTTTCACGTCGACTTGTCCAACCTGTGCCCCGACAACGACCCCGACATCGGGGGGCTGGACGTTGAGGCCCTCCAGGAGCGTTACCAGCGGTACCGCGACCAGGCGGAGAAGATGGGGAGCGTGAACCTCGCGGCCATGGAGGAATTCGAGCGGGAGGAGGAGCGGCTGACTTTTCACCGGGCCCAGGAGACGGACATCACCGAGTCCATCGAGTCGACCCGGAAGGCCATCGAGGAGATCGACCGACGCTCCGTCCGGTTGTTCCGGGAGACGTTCGACCGGATCAACGTGAACTTCCAGGAGATGTTCACGGCCCTGTTCGGCGGGGGCGTTGCCCACATGCGGCTGGTGGACGAGGAAAACGTGCTGGAGAGCGGCGTCGATATCGTCGCCTCGCCCCCGGGAAAGAAACTTCAGAACATCCTGCTGCTGTCCGGCGGCGAGAAGGCCCTGACCGCGCTGGCCCTCATGCTGGCGCTCTTCAAGTACCGCCCCAGCCCTTTCTGCATCCTCGACGAGGTGGATGCGCCCCTCGACGAGAGCAACATCGACCGCTTCGTCTCGCTGGTCCGGGAGATGAGCACCCACACCCAGTACGTCATCATCACCCACAACAAGCGCACCATGGAGATCGCGGAGACGATCTACGGCGTCACCATGGAGGAGGCGGGCATCTCGAAGGTCCTGGCGGTCCAGCTGAAGGACGTGGAGAGCGTGCTCTGA